AGTATTTTAAGGAGAACCCGGACTACGACAACCCACTGTTCCAAACGAGATTGGGGGTGTACACCGAGAACTGTGGGCTCGACAAGGTCACCATGTCTTGGGGTCACGACGAGTACATGTACCTGGTTGGTCTCCCATTCTTCCCTCGTTTTTTCCTCGTGcgcctctccttctctctctacgGATTCGTTTCTGCATGGGTTCTCGTTGTTCTGCTACGTACGGCATGACATTCGTGAAAGCAACAGGTGATGAAGGGGAATGAGACGAAGCTGCCTCCTGCTTCCTTCTTCATCGTGCGGTTCCACTCCTTGTATGCGTTGCACCGATCCGGTGCCTACACGTATCTCATGAACCAGCACGACAAAGAGATGCTCGAGTGGCTCCTCGTCTTCAAGTTAGTTCTTACTACCTCGTTCAACTGCAATGAGCTCGTCTTCTGTATTTTGGTAGAGTAAAAGACTCGTAACATCTGCAATGTGCAGCAAGTCCGATCTCTACAGCAAGAGCAAAGTGAAGATAAATCTGGAGGAAGTGAAACCCTACTACCTCTCTCTCAGTGACAAGGTTAAGTGGATGACTAGTGAGGTCGCACACCATTGTTCTCTTAAACGCGACAGGCCGATGACTGACCCGATCATCTCTTCTGGTGCAGTACTTTCCGGCAAAGCTGAGATGGTGAATTGCAGCATCACCATGAATAAAGCTACTTCTGGTTTTACCACAGTAGCCTCTAAGTGTTGCAGCCGTGTTAAGGTGTTCTAGTGATCATCCATGCATGTACTGCTTGGTGTCTGCTATATAATAACATCGACTTGCTTAAGATGGAGTAGTGAGGTGAATGATTCAAATGGATAATATCTTGGTGGTCCCTTTACTTGGTTGTTCTTCGTATTTCATCTTGCCACTCGATCCTAACTATGATGTCATTTTGTCTGAGATTGGATGCAGCGGGACTTGTCTCGACAACTGTCATTGGGTTGATCAGGAATGTGCACCTCTATCCATTGTAATAAATTGACATAATGAGTCATTATGGCCCTCATAAAACAACATTACTTTCCTGGGAAACACATGTAAAAAGGCCTTAATGAAAATGAATCTCAAAGACTTGGATCACAGAATTGCTAATGCAGCAGTACAACAAATGGGCTGCCACGGTTGTGGTTCCAAAACTAATGGTTTGGATTCTTAGTTTTTGGAAATGAAACAAAACCATACAAGATTGATTTCGGTTCTggtttgatcaaaaaatatatataaaataataataattttatttataagttctcatcataatatcatttttaaaagcGGAAATATTTCGATACTTGTAATGCGTCCAATGACAAAAGAAATATTACAGTGCGGCTCTACGATCTCCACACTTGGGCACGACCGTGTTAACGTCATATGGCTGATGACGGGTTAATTATGATGTAATGGTCTAATTATCGACCTTATCATAATATACCAGCTTAAACCCCCTCATAAAAAAAAGACGAAAATTCCAATCGACCCTTTTTGCGTGGGTTGGACTGCACATGTGGCCCACGTCTTAGCTCTTATCCACAAACACAGCAGCCGAAACCCAACTCCTCCGTCACCGTCCACAGTATTAGTTGGTGGGTGGAATGCTGATCGATGTCGACGTAGGATAAGCATTGCACCTAATTCTACTCCAtcaaccaaaaacaaaaaaacaaaaaggacaTCATAATTCTAATAATCTAATTCTACTTCGGTGAGGTCGGAGAGGAGGAACGAACCTGTTCTGTTCTGTCACTCCCCCGAGGAAGCCCATGGTGTCATCATTACCATTATAATACTTCGGGCTGCCTCTTCGCCGGAAACATATAAATAATTATCCCAAACATATAAATAATTTaccttttaataataataataataacaagtttTGTAATTTAGATCTGGCAAAGTCTTAGTCCACGTGTCAACGTAAACGTCGTCGTCTGCCGCACACGTCGTCCGGGGTGGGGTATCTTCACTGCCAGTAATCCCCAAGGAAGTCACCGCCTACAGCAATCCAACCGGCGTCCGTTTTGCCCTtcattttattaattaaaaaaccTCCTCGCTTTCACTTTTATTACATTATAAATAAAATGAACGCATCCGCCACCAATTTATTGTCCGTACGACCCACTCCCCCCGGCAAGCTTTATATGCCTTATGAATTCACCCCTCAACGCCAAAGCATCGGCAGCAGcgtaagaagaagaggagaagacggCTTCCCATGGTGCCCGGTGAGCGAACTCACTGCGATCCGACCGTCCACGTCCCCCCTTGGCATTTTGCTGAGTATCCGACCGTCGTGATGCAGCAGTACTCCGCCCTCCCCGTAAGCGGCGTCGCTGGCCTGTCCTGTGACCTCCCACCGCACCTCCTCGGCGAGGCGGCGCTCGCCGCGCTGCAGAGCTTCCTCCCATGCAACAACGACCCCTCGTCGGCAGCTACCGCCGAGGCGTACTCCTGCGACGAGTTCCGCATGTACGAGTTCAAGGTGCGGcggtgcccccgcgggcggtcGCACGACTGGACCGAGTGCCCTTACGCCCACCAGGGCGAGAAGGCGCGGAGGCGTGACCCCCGGCGCTTCCACTACTCCGGCACTCCCTGCCCGGACTTTCGCCGGGGCGGGGGTTGCCGCCGCGGCGACGCCTGCGAGCTCGCTCACGGCGTGTTCGAGACCTGGCTCCACCCTGCACGCTACCGCACCCAGCCCTGCAAGGATGGCGCCGCCTGCCGCCGCCGCGTCTGCTTCTTCGCGCACTCCCCTATGCAGCTGCGCGTGGTGCTGCCCCCGAGCCCGACGTCGCCGGGCAAGGACGGCGCGAGGATGACGTTGTCGCCGACGTCCACTCTAGCACCGGTTCCCATGTCGCCGCCTTCGGATGGCTCTTCCCCTCCGGTGTCTCCGGTGGGGGTGGACGAGGTGGTGAAGGCAATGAGGAAGCTACAGCTGAGCAAGGTGAGCTCGGCACCACCGTTCGGGACGCGAAGGGGCATGGGGTTCCTGTCGGCCTTCGGGAGCGCTCCGGTGACTCCGGGGACGAGGGAGGATGAGGCCGCtaaaaggagggaggaggaggaggcggtgcCGGATTTGAATTGGGTATCGGAACTGGTGAAGGATTGAAGCAGAAGATTGCCTTTGACACTTGTGTCAACATTTGCTCATAAATAAGAACGAAGAAGATTGTGAATGTATGCGAAAAATGTGaaggaaaagatatattttttgTTGAAATCTGCTTGCAGAAACTCTCCTCCTTTGTTGTTTTTATTTCACAGATGTTTTTGGATTTAACTTGTGCCAATGTTTGGTTTGGATCTCAATCCAGAGGTATCCTTTGTCATTTGCAGATCTTCTGATGATGATGAGATCGAGTTTGTGAGCAGTATGAACCGGAGAGAGTCGCTTTGTTTGAGACTGGATCACCATCACCTGTTCAAGACAAAATAATTAAAGGAAAAGCAAGATACATAAAACACAGGTACGAAAAGCAATGGATTGAGAGATATAGATTGTGGTTGACTGGTGGCTGCTTTTTGAGAAAACAATTATTAAAAGAGTTGGACATCAACATCCATGATGCTGATGGAGCAGCCAACCTGAAAACCTTGGGAATGAAAGACGGAATCAAAAGGTGGGCTGGTGCTGGTAATACAAAACCACGCATTCATCCTATGGCGCTGCTGGTCTTTGGCGAGACAGCCTTGAACATCATCAAGCATCACTACAAAACTTGGCATCAAATTCTTCTCCTCTATCGCTTTGCTGCATCCATGAATGGATTAATATGCAGGTATTTATTCTACAATATAATGTGGCAGCAAGTGCGAATCAAGTGGCGGAAGAAACACTAACCATGGGCGAAAGCGAACCATTAACTGCCGCAGCAAACGGATGAGAATGGAGAAGAAAAGCCGACACAGCTGTGATCACGAACGCCATCGGTGCGGATTAGGAAATAATATTAAGTGTCTCATTGTGGAAGATTAAGAAATAAGATTAAGCGTTGGTAATCAGTGACCAGTACGATGTTTTGATGCAAAGGTAGAAGAACATGGGCGACGTGCCGTGGAGTGCAGAGCAAAGAAAAGGACGGGAGAAGAGTACTTGGTTTCTTTTAAGGTGGCGATAattaaaggaaaaggaaaagagagagagagagagagagagggaggcaaTGAAGTTGGGGGGACCATGAGGCTGTCCTTCGGCAAGGAAACCATGGTTTTGGTGGAGGTTTCTGTGTGCACAGAAGACGGGCTTCATGGGAGAAGGTACGTGTTTGCGCTGGTCCTCCCACTTGCTTGCACCCAAAGTCCAAACCCTCGAGTGGACCTGCATGCCCTCTTCGATGTGAATGGTAAACCACGGCACGGGTAACTTGGACCATCTGTTGATTGCAGCTACGAGGAAATGTTTGTTTTCTTTGCAGCTACAGTGATTTATATCCCAGAAAAAGTGGCGATTCAGATAGGTCCCGAGTATGGTGGCAAGTCCATACACACAGCACGCTGTAATGGCTACGTAAAAGTTGTTAGGGCTTAGAAGGCAGCTTCTCTTACTGACTATTCTTCATGATTAAGACAATTAGGCACATCATTTGTTTGATACCACCCACCATTCTAATGGGCGATTTATCTTTGAATGAAAGTAAGGATCGGAACACGAGTATATCACAAGAGTCCTTTGAAGAAAAGTCTAGTAACTAAAAGTCTTCGATGCCACTGAATTAGTCGATCATCACCCATGGTCTTTAATTGCACAAGCTAGCTAGAAGCTAACGTCGATTTCAAATCACGATTTATGGAGATCCATGTCAAACGATAAACTTAATTTAATCCTCTTACGTGAAAAGACACCATGAAAATATGTAAAGAAATGAGATATTGCATCGAATAGAGCCATGTATAAACCTTTGAATAGATAGATGCATGATCCTCGGCATAAGTCATTGGTTCGGCCCAAAATTCTTTAAATAACTTCCTTTGGAATTTGTTGCTTGATCCCTGCAGGAGATGGGGAGGTATAGGGCCCATGATTCGCATAGTTCTCCACGGTGATATTTGTTGTGATGGTTTGAGAGGTTTGCATGCATGCATTATTACTAATGGAATTTGATCTGTTCGAAGAAATCGATAACTTCCGTTCCTCCTCAAGCTTTTCTTGCATTTTGAAATGAATATTTCGGTAAGCTTATTAtcacaagagagaaagagaacgTCCTGTCTGGCCTTCATATATATCATAGAAAAGATAATGGCAACACCATGATAAACTCCACCCGTGCACGAACTGCACGAATCGATATTATGACGAAGTTTGATGCAGTCGACTTGATCGATGCATATCAAAGTCAAGAATGTGAGCTATGAATCAAGACTCCAAGTAGCCAGACATCAACACCGAAGTGTTACGTGTGCCGATCCGGAGAGCAAGACTGACGTGAACTTTTACACGTAATGTGCTTTTCCATGCAACGATATACGAGCGAACTCGGTGCTACATCAGTTTAGTGTTCCGTTTGACTCTTGTCTAATGAACTCCCCCTTCTCTCCACCAGATCGCGAGGGAGGGTCATGGGGAAAGGTGAAGATCTGTCCAATCCAGTTGTTGAAATAAAGCCCAGCTAAGTTTGTGTTGGCTATAGCAATCGATTTGAGTGGTACTGCTGCTCCTTGATCCTAGTGCAACTGTTCGGAACATAACCACTGTCTCCTTCTCGTCTCATTTCGGTGTACCATTAACCATGCATTCTATACGTCAATGTTTGTCACATTGATGTGAGAAATGCATTTAGGGAAGCAAGAATCAAAATTCTCAACTAGTATTTAAATCAACTTTGGATGATGCCAGTTGCGATTGCGTGCTTTCTCCCTCTCGACAGCCGTAGACTTCGCTATAATaacttctccatacatgatcggcCAATTCATGTTCCATGCACACCTTACTTGGGAGTCCGACTCGACCACACAACCGCCCCAGAACGTAGTCGCTCCCAACATCACCTGATCTATCGAATGCAATTTCCCAATCACCGTGGAGTAGGCAAACGTCCCACGGGCACGCGCATCCACCATCATGACGCGCTCTGTGCACCGTCGTCGATGGTTTCTAAAGGTCGGCTGACCTGATATTGGAGTGCAGAGTCGTCGTTCCTTTGCTGCCTTCTTATATGTGGCACGTTTTCCCATCACCTCGGTGAGGGTTGAAAGATTTGGTGCTGTGCAGCGGAGGAGATGTTGGATCGCTTCCTTCTTCCGTTTGCCATGTCGCTTATGCTCGTTCTGGTCAACAGCCAGCAGCCGAGCACTGCGGGTATGCAAATTTCTCTCTTCGATCTATTAACTCGATGGATGCTGGCAAACTAAGCCGGTGGAGGTTCTTCTGAACTCTTCTTATCTCTGTCCGTCGGTGGGCTGAATTATTTATTACATGACCTTTCTGTGTTCCTCGGACCTTTTGGCATCAGTTAGAACCTAATGGAATTCTTTATGACTTCCAAATTTTGAGGTTTACGATAATTCAATTAGGACATTTATCAGAATATCAGAAAAGATCATGTCCCTCTTTTTACTAAAACATTTATCCAGTATCTATCttttcaataaaaataatttaatatctaAATAGATACTGATAATAGTTTCAAAATAACATCCGACAAGATCTACTACTTGAAAACATTAATCTAAATTAACTCCCAAACTCAAATAAAATAATACTGAATGGAGCGCAAATCGAATTATCATCTTTTTTTGCAGGATTCATCAGCATCGACTGTGGCAACGCCAATTCCAAATATTTGGACCCTATTTCAAAAATAAGCTACGTCTCGGATGACCAGTTTATTAATGCAGGCTCAAACTTCGATATTTCATCGGAGCACATCAACTCCACCGTTCCAACAAGAGAATTAAACCTCAGAAGCTTTCCGGATGGACTGCGGAACTGCTATAGGTTAAAGAATGTGTCTCAGAACCGTGCGTCTCTTGTGAGAGCTACCTTCATGTACGGGAACTACGATGGCAAGAATAGCCCCACAAAGTTTGATCTGCACATCGGAGTCGATTATTGGAAGACGATCATCATCTCCGATCCATCTGCCATCTATACGGTGGAGGCTTTGAGCTATGCGACTGCTAATCTCACATCGGTTTGTTTGATCAACACAGGGAGTGGAACTCCTTTTATATCTTCCTTGGAGCTGAGGCCACTCGGGAACGGTCTTTACGGTGAATACGTGAATGCATCGCAGTCTGTGGTTCTCATCACTCGGCGCAACTTCGGAGCATCCGACACCGTGAGGTATAGGAAATTTATCTTTTACCATCTGaatttctatttttaattttaaaaaattaaaatcaataatttttattgattaaatatgataaaaataaaatttatgatatagTGGTTAAATTCTTACATTTAAAACTTATTAACTTGGTATAGTCATTTAGAGTtcgattataaattttttaattttaattttatatcaattttttaatgtCATTATAATTATACAcccaatttttaattttttaaaaaagataatattaaaaaattaaccgTTTGATCAGTAGTAAGTCAACTCAAAGATCTAAGAACTAATATAATATATACAGGTTAATCTAATGCTTTAGATGTaggaaagaaaggaggaggaacAGAAATCACGCAGAGCCGAAAGATAGCTTAGAGAGGTTGAGAGTCTTTGGGATTAAAACTCATTATGATTAAGGAggcttaattaattaattaattaattaagcaCGCAAAATTAGCTAAGCTGCGGCCATTTAATAATCTAATTTCCCTTGGAGCCTCGAAACGACCCTTACGATCGCGTTTGGAACCCCTCCATCGATCCTTCATGGGTTACCTTGTCCACCGATTTGAAGGTGGACAATGCCGACGATTTATTCGAGCCGCCTATCACAGTTCTGCAGACCGCGGTGACTCCGGCTGCTGGCCGGCAGCTGGACTTCTCCATGGACGCCGCCTCCCCATACGACAAGCTGTACCACGTCCTCTACTTCACCCAACTCCAGGCGCTGACGGGCAACGCGACCAGGGTGTTCAACATCACCCGGAATGGCGAGACCAGATCTAGTTGGTATACCCCGCGTTACCTATCATGTGGCTACACATACAGCGTTGAGCCATTGGAAGGCTATTCTCGATACCAATACGTTCTCGACGCCACGAGCAACTCCACCCTCCCCCCCATCATCAACGCCTTCGAGGTATACTCTCTGAAGCAGCTCACCCAAGCAGCCACCGACTCCGTAGACGGTAAGACGCTGCAGCTCTCTCGCCCTATCCTTCACCTTCAAGTAATTAAAGCTGTATCATTGTCCTGTTATCGAGAATGCAGTCAAATTAGCAATCTCCAGCAACATGCACAGGCAAACCGATGCCAAGAAAGAGGCTTCGGATTTTGTTTTTATGAACAAAAATGATTCGAGATCATTTAGCAATGCACATGGGCGCAACTCCTTTTTCCCCCCCTTTTCCTGATGTGCTGATTATGAACTGCCACGTTTCTGTATAACAGGTTTTAGTTCtaataggagaaaaaaaaaacctctTACTTTTAATTAGTTAAACCTGTTAGAATATGAATCACTAAATTCTGCCGCATCTGATAACTTATTTTCATGCGGTTGgttataatcaaaatttgatgcGGCATCAGGATTCAGAATTTCAGTTCCAAAAGTAAAATTAACTCCCTGTTTAATTTAAGTTCCATACATTGAGCTTGGCCCAAGTAGCCAGTCCAGAAGCCACCACACAAGTGTTTGAATATAAATGATTGAGTCTGGATTTAGAAAATTTGGTTGCTTTCATATATAACTTACTTGCAGCACTGCCTTATATAACAATAAGAAAATAATGTTGTGGTATATACTGATCCATGTGGATGCTTGGACATATATGTGATGCCAATCATAAGTATGTTACTAGTTTTTACAACTCAATAATGATGCTTCCGTTTGCTCTCTCAATGCTATGATCGGACATGCCTCAAAGCAATTTGACTTGTTTATTTACTTATTGACTACTTGTTACTGAAAGAAAAGGTTATGTTCAAAGTATACGCTGATGTATGTTACTCTTGGATTTTCTGGATGCTAGTTGATGCCATGGAAGAAATCAAATTACAATATCAAATAAAGAGAAATTGGATGGGTGATCCGTGTGCTCCAAAATCATATACTTGGGATGGCCTAAACTGTGTTTATAGTCCTGATCATCCAAGAATCATAAGTGTGTaaatatttgaaagaaaaaaaaaaatcacaagcacTTCAAAGAGGcagaaaataaatttatttgtCGGAAATCTTGAagacattatcataacttctacCAAAAATGTAATTTGTAAAATCCAACATTTTTGCAGAAATTTGTCTTCAGGGGGATTGACTGGTGAAATATCCGGACCTTTTGCAATGCTGAAAGATATCAAGTCTCTGTAAGTGCAACTTGCTTTTATCCCTCTTTATCTGAGCAGGTAATTTTGACTATAATTTCTTGAAATATATCGAGTCCAGATTGTTTGTTCTCGTATGGTCTTTTTTTCTTGTCGACAATGTTGAACAAGACAATtgatataaaaattaagaaaaatgttcCTAATATGATCACAAATGTAATGGATAGCAATGTCCAACGGACAATGCATAAATCTGTGTCCTAACTGTTCAAgttaaaaataattaagattagTTGTCTCACCATGATCACAGTTCTCTTTTTTCCCTCTCTCTATTAAATGGTGGCTTAAACATAAAGCTTGGAGTGCTTACTGGAGATTTTTATTCTGTTTGCGCACTAAAGATGGGAAATTTGAGGCCAGATACAGTATTATATTTGTCAAGAAATTGTTACAGGCAATACAAGTTTGATGCACTAAAGAGAAATATGGTTTTAAAATTGTTTAACTCTGAGTTTAGATCATTCTAAATGATGCAAATGCAACTTTGCAAACACCAACAGGATTTTAGAGGTATATGTCTGCCAAGCATGTTTGAGCATTGCAAGATTTTTTTGTTTCACAATTGTTTACTTCAATTCTAGCCATCATATTTACTGCAACAGGTAGCCATTTGGACAATTCAATCAAAATTTTGAAGCAGTACAGGTGTCTTCTGCTTATATGGCTCAGAATATCACAATATCACAATATCACAATTAAAGAGGAGGCATGAGTGATCCATTCATATGAGTCAGTCGGGTTAAATGGTGTTATATTATCAATCTGTGAAATTTGCTCTTCATTCATTTGCTTTGATCATATATTGATGATGAAAAGTAGATTATTGACTTTATAAATACAGAGAGCATAGGTGCCATGAAGAATTTTTCGAGTTCTAAATGATCAGCATGTAATCGCTTTTCCAGGTACTTGTCTCATAACAAGCTTAATGGGCCAATTCCTGATTCTCTTGGCAGTTTATCAGCTCTTCATGTCCTGTAAGTGGCCACATCAAACTTTTGATTGAGTTTAGACTCCACATAAACAAGCCTAATATCAAAAGTTTATGCCTTTGCTTGCAAAAAATTTGACAACGGAAGTTTCACTGGATTTGTTCCTGATTCTTAAGGAACTTTTTCTGCTTAGTGGTGATTGATTTTTTGCATGTTATATTGCAGAGATTTGTCTTGTAATAATTTAACAGGAACTATACCTGATTCTCTTGGATACCTTTCATCGCTCCAAGTCCTGTAAGTTAAGCATTCTACTTTTGGTTCAGATCATGGATTAGTAAGAAGACTACTGAAGAAGCATTTTGCCTTGTTTTAGAAATTTGTCAGGAAACAATTTTAATGCATACGTTCCTGATAATCTCCGCAAAAATTCAGATGTTGGGTTAATTACATTCAGGTTTGTTTTTCCTCAAGTTCATGTACTGGGTTTGCATCACTACTGATTGTATTCTTGTTCTCACAGACTACAGTATTTTTGTCCATGGGAAAGTATGTAATCCATAAAAAAACCAAGCTTTTCAGAAAAAGAGGTGCCTTGTCAGTTGGGATGACATTAGTGGTGATCTACTGCTCTGGCAGTGCACCATTGATGTGTCTATTGGAATCCCGTTTAGGCGGGAATTAATTTTTTCTGGCATACCAACATTGTGCCCGTATAGAAATTTGACTAGCTTTGACTGAGGACAGGGCAGGTCTGTGACATAATTTTCAAAATTTTGGTCAGGACTAGGGTTAGAGATGACTTTACTTATCTCCTCCCAGCTCCGAGAGCCTGCCCCTCATCGTCTCCATGCTTTCTATCTTGAAGTATCAAGTAATACCAACTGAAATGTCCACGTGTCAGATTTGACAGTTTTGTGCATGAAAGCTAGCATGAAAACACACAGAGACAGGCTAGGCTAAGTAGAAACTGCACAGAAATTttgtaatataaaaattaaatttataaaaacttgaaatctttttcatacaatgtcattattcaacaaaatatagtGTGTTCTCTTTCTGCAAGTTGGTGAAGCACTGATAGTAAAAATGCTATAGTTGAATTGTGTCTGAGTGAACCATCAGAATGATTCAGGTGGTGTAGATTGTTTTCTAATTGTGAATTTAAGCATAATGATTCTCGTCATTACTGTTGTATAATTTTTTTGTCTTCTAGATCTTAACTAATGGCATGAAATGCATCTGAATAAGTTCTTATTATTGCTTTCTTACTAGCTTTTTGGTGCTGAGTCAGCTGATAA
Above is a genomic segment from Musa acuminata AAA Group cultivar baxijiao chromosome BXJ3-4, Cavendish_Baxijiao_AAA, whole genome shotgun sequence containing:
- the LOC135634671 gene encoding zinc finger CCCH domain-containing protein 2-like, yielding MVPGERTHCDPTVHVPPWHFAEYPTVVMQQYSALPVSGVAGLSCDLPPHLLGEAALAALQSFLPCNNDPSSAATAEAYSCDEFRMYEFKVRRCPRGRSHDWTECPYAHQGEKARRRDPRRFHYSGTPCPDFRRGGGCRRGDACELAHGVFETWLHPARYRTQPCKDGAACRRRVCFFAHSPMQLRVVLPPSPTSPGKDGARMTLSPTSTLAPVPMSPPSDGSSPPVSPVGVDEVVKAMRKLQLSKVSSAPPFGTRRGMGFLSAFGSAPVTPGTREDEAAKRREEEEAVPDLNWVSELVKD
- the LOC135636348 gene encoding probable LRR receptor-like serine/threonine-protein kinase At4g29180, with amino-acid sequence MRLSFGKETMVLVEVSVCTEDGLHGRRYVFALVLPLACTQSPNPRVDLHALFDVNGFISIDCGNANSKYLDPISKISYVSDDQFINAGSNFDISSEHINSTVPTRELNLRSFPDGLRNCYRLKNVSQNRASLVRATFMYGNYDGKNSPTKFDLHIGVDYWKTIIISDPSAIYTVEALSYATANLTSVCLINTGSGTPFISSLELRPLGNGLYGEYVNASQSVVLITRRNFGASDTVRYRKFIFYHLNFYF